The Mycobacterium riyadhense sequence CTGTTCACGGCTTTGTTGGGCAACAACCCGCTATCCAGGATCGCTCGCGGTTGGCTAGGCCCAACCGTGGCGGCACGAGTGCTCACTCAGCGCTCATTGCGCCGTTGGTTCGTTGGCACGGTCGCGCAGTTGCGGCTGCACTACCCCGACAGTCCGCTCAACGCCCAGGACGGCTCCGGCTGGGCTGACGCTCCCGCTCCAGGCGACCGGGCACGAGAAGCCGACGTGCTGATCGACGGGAAGCCGGGACGCCTCTACGAGGTATTTCGCGGCATCCACCACACCGTGCTGCTGTTCACCGGGCTCGACGATCGGGCGCGACCGGCCGTCGAGCTGTGCCGGATCGCCGAACAGATCGAGCGGGCCTATCCCGGTCTGGTGCGGGCGAGCGTAATCACGGCGGAACGCTTCGCCGACCATCCGATGGCACTGGGTGATCCGGATCGATCGGCACACCGTCAATATGGCGTCGCATCGCCCTGCGCGTTTGTCATTCGGCCGGACGCACATGTCGGCTACCGCGGGCGGGCGGTGGACCTAGACCGGCTGCTGGGTGACCTAGCGACCCGACTGCCCCGCGGTGCTGCAAACTCGGGCGCCACGACACCGCCGAGCCGGGCCGCGGGCGCGGGCAACGGCTAAGGCACCCGCTGTCCACGGCAGCGGGCAGGCGATCCCGCCAATGTTCCATGCCCCCAGACCACTAGTGCGGTGCGAATGGCGTCGGGGCGGGTCCTCAGCCAGGCACCTAGGGGCGGGCGACGACGCCGACTGCACATTGGCGTGCAGGCGACAAAACCGCCGGCCGTGACGCGCGACGAGCGGCCCGACGTCCATGTGTCGTGTCCTACCAGACGCGCACCCAGTCGACGAGCATCTGCGCAGGATAGGTTCCCGGACCGGGATCGCCGCCACCGGAACCAGCGACCGCGAGATTCAAGATCGGAAACACCTGGTAGCCGGGGTTGTTGAAGGGCCAGTCCGCCAGCGAGTTCGCCGACACAGTGAAGTATGGCTGCGCGCCGTCCACATAGTCCTGCCAGAAGCGCATACCCGCCTCATCCCACTGGACCCGCCAGGTGTGCCAGGCACTGTCCAGCGCGAGGTTGTGGGTCTTCCATTCGGAGCCGTTGGCTTTTGCGTGAACGGTGGTCGCTGCAGGCCACTTACCGTTGCCGTACCACTCCAGGATGTCGATTTCGCCCTGAGCATCACTGGACAACCACCAGGCGGGCCAGCATCCGGCCGTGAGGCAGTCGAGCTTGATTCGGGCTTCCCAGGTGTGGCCGCTGCCCCCTTGCCACGGGCTGAAAATCTTGCCGCCGTAGTAGGTGTTGCCATCCTTGGCGGCGCGGATCACCAGGTTGGAGTTGCCATCGAGGAACACGTTCTGCCGATCGTCTCGATACTGGCCGACATGTTCGGGTAACTCCCAATACGTCGGGTCCTTGATCGTTTCGCGGGCTTTCGACACCGTCCATTTCGACGGATCGGGGGCTGCGCCGGCAGGCCCATCGAACTCGTCATGAAAGAGGAAGTTTCCGGGCTGACTGTTGGGCGCGGCACGAGCCGGTACGACCGGCGTTGCGACTACCAGCGCACCGATGCCCGTCATCAACAACATGCTGCGACGATCCATCTCGGGCATAAGCAAGGCACCATAGCAGCCCAGGCCGTACGACGCTAAAACTGAGAGCGCCCCGAGTGGGGTCACCCGGCGGCAGGTGGTTTTGCCATCACCGAGGGCCTGAAACCGTAACTCGGCAGGTTGCGCCCGTAGTGACCGCCGACAAACTGGCCAAACGGGGTCATCGGAAGGGTATTCAGCCCTTCCGCCCCCGCCGGGACCGTAGCGGCGTTGGTAAGTGCCGCCACCCCGGGGTTCGTCATGGCGTTCACCGGAGCCCAGCTCGCCGGCACCGACAACCCGCCCAGCGGAAGCGCCTTCCCCAGACCCGCCGCTACGCCACCGGCATTGGCTGCCGTCGATCCAGCCGCTGCGCCTAATGCCTGCGCCGCACCTTCGGCGGCCTTTGCCGCGGGAGCCGCCAAACCCTTCGCAAACGTGGTCATGGCCGTGATCCCGTTGCTGATCTGCCCAAAGGACTGTCCTATCTGGACGGACATCTGCGCCGACGAAATGTATCCACCGAGATACTTCGTGTACATCGAGGCCAGATCGTCGAACGGCGTGTTATTGACCAGAAAGTCATCGATTGGCTTGAGGCTTGACATGCTCAAGTTGGGCGAAGACAGGGTGTTCAACAGGCCGGAAATTTCGTTGTTCATGCCGCCCAGTACCCCCTGCACGCCGTTCTGCGCGGAGTTCTGGGCTGCGGCCGCGACCGCGTTGGCCTCGCCAGCCACCCCGAAGGGAGTGGTCACTTCCGCCGGCTCGTTGAATTCGGTCAATTGCGACGCCGTCGACGAAGAACTCGCGTAGGCGTACATCGCAGCGGCGTCCTGGGCCCACATCTCGAAGTACTCCGCCTCAACGGTGGCGATCGCCGCGGTATTTTGGCCCAAGAAATTCGTCGCGATCAACGCCGCCAGCAGAGCACGGTTGGCTGCGATCACCGGCGGCGGCACGGTTGCCGCGAACGCTGTCTCGTACGCCGCCACGGCTGCGCGCACCTGACTTGACGTCAACTCGGCCTGCTCAGCGCTACTGTCCAGCCACGCGACGAACGGAGTCGTGGCCGAAACCAGCGACGCTGACGCCGGCCCCAGCCACGGACCGCTGGTCAGCCCGGCAATCACGGACCGATGCCCCGCGGCGGCCGCGTGCAAGTCAGCGGACAGCCCGGCCCAAGCCGCCTCTGCGGCGAGCAACGAACCCGCACCCGGGCCGGTGTGCATACGCCCAGAATTGATTTCTGGGGGCAACATCCCATAGTCCACGTCTGAAACCTCTCTAGATCTCAGTACGACCAGCCGACCCGCTCAGCCAGCCGCCGTTGCGTTCGCCGCCTCGGTCTCCGCATACGAACCCCCGCTGGCCGCCAACGTTGCCGCCAACGACTGTTGAATCCTGACCGCACGCGCGGCCAGCGCTTGATATCGCTGCGCATGGGCGGCGAGCTGTGCCGCCGTCAGCGCTGAGACCTCATCGGCGGCCGCCGGAACAACCGCGGTCGTCGGCCCGGCTGCAGCCGCATTGCCGACAGAGAACGCGGCGCCGATCGACTGGAGATTGCTGGCTGCCGCCGACAGCAGCTCTGGATATGCGGTAACGAAAGACATGGGATTTCCCTTCAGCGATACGGGAACCTGCCGAACACGCTGATGTACTCGGCTACCTCGAACGCTATAAACGGGAAGCTGACCTACTCAACGCAGCTGATCGCGCGGAATTGATCCTGACCTTGCTGTTTTGCTAACATTCATGCTGATTTAATCACAGGACCTTCACAGGAATTCCCCACGATCTGTTCATTGAACATACGCACATTTGTGCCGCGATAAGCAGAAAAATGTCCCTGGATGTCACAGCGCGGCGGCAACGGCCCGACCGCAGATTTCAACTACGCGGGGCGTCCGGCCCCTATCACCCTCACCGCCGGTTTCCAAGATAATTATTCACCCCGAGTTAATGTATCCGCACGCGATTCTCACGGCCCAAGGCGAAAGAACCAACCGGAGCGCCTATTACCAGAATAAAATCAGGCTGATGATATGACTTTACCAAATTGGGTTGAGGCGTCCTTCGCGCACCGGGCAATTTCGAACTCCGTCGCGGTCACCGATCCAGGGGCCCTGCCAGTTGTTGGCCGAGGTGTATCTGGTCCGTGATCTTCATGCGACGGCGACAAAGGACGCTCATGTTCATGATGGCGCTTGCGGTTATCGCCGCACTGCTGATGGCACTGTTCCTCGGCTATCACTTCGGCCGCCGCGCTGGCTCGACACCTGCAATGCGGAAGCGGCGAAGGCGTCGAGCGGCACTGGGCGGGCTCGCTCTCAGCCTGATCGTGCTGATGGTTGCGCGCCGTATCCAACAGGGCTTTGTGGTCAAACGTGCCCTTCCCGGCGCGGCAGGGGGCTGGGGGCTGAAACTTATTGAGGCGCTTCAACTCCGACGGGGTCGACGGCGGTTCCACAGGCCGATGACGCGTTGGGCCCAGGTGACGCGCGCGTGATCGACTACAGCTTGCTGGCCACGAAGTCGGCGGCCTGGTTGGCCATGCCTGCCTGGATGTATGCATTGGCGAGATGTTGCGGCCAGTTTTCTTTCCAGGTGTTCGGGTCGGCCGGGTTGCAGACCGGATCGGCTCCATGGCACAACTCGATGGTCCGGTCGTTGTAGAGCGGGCTGAAGTTCGTGATGGGCCCAACCCACTGGCTCCCGTTGCCGAACAAAGCGACAGCCGCGATGTGCTGATCGGTGCCGTCTGGCAGGGGGCTGTCGAATCCAAACGCGGACATCGGAACCGCGAGCACGATGTCGGTGACCGCCGCGCCCAGCGAGTAGCCGCCCAACACCAGCCGGGTGTCCGGGCAAGTGTTGACCATGTATTGAATGTGGCGGCTCATGTCGTTGGCGCCGACATCAACTTCGCTGTCGGCGGGGTACTTCACCGCATAGGTGCCCATGCTCTTGCCGCCGAGCTTGGAGCTGAGCGCGTTGATGAA is a genomic window containing:
- a CDS encoding glycoside hydrolase family 16 protein, with amino-acid sequence MPEMDRRSMLLMTGIGALVVATPVVPARAAPNSQPGNFLFHDEFDGPAGAAPDPSKWTVSKARETIKDPTYWELPEHVGQYRDDRQNVFLDGNSNLVIRAAKDGNTYYGGKIFSPWQGGSGHTWEARIKLDCLTAGCWPAWWLSSDAQGEIDILEWYGNGKWPAATTVHAKANGSEWKTHNLALDSAWHTWRVQWDEAGMRFWQDYVDGAQPYFTVSANSLADWPFNNPGYQVFPILNLAVAGSGGGDPGPGTYPAQMLVDWVRVW
- a CDS encoding PPE family protein, with product MDYGMLPPEINSGRMHTGPGAGSLLAAEAAWAGLSADLHAAAAGHRSVIAGLTSGPWLGPASASLVSATTPFVAWLDSSAEQAELTSSQVRAAVAAYETAFAATVPPPVIAANRALLAALIATNFLGQNTAAIATVEAEYFEMWAQDAAAMYAYASSSSTASQLTEFNEPAEVTTPFGVAGEANAVAAAAQNSAQNGVQGVLGGMNNEISGLLNTLSSPNLSMSSLKPIDDFLVNNTPFDDLASMYTKYLGGYISSAQMSVQIGQSFGQISNGITAMTTFAKGLAAPAAKAAEGAAQALGAAAGSTAANAGGVAAGLGKALPLGGLSVPASWAPVNAMTNPGVAALTNAATVPAGAEGLNTLPMTPFGQFVGGHYGRNLPSYGFRPSVMAKPPAAG
- a CDS encoding PE family protein, whose protein sequence is MSFVTAYPELLSAAASNLQSIGAAFSVGNAAAAGPTTAVVPAAADEVSALTAAQLAAHAQRYQALAARAVRIQQSLAATLAASGGSYAETEAANATAAG
- a CDS encoding cutinase family protein, producing MAATLTVADAVLPSTTLPAAPSAAAARCPQVEVVFARGRFESPGPGVLGNAFINALSSKLGGKSMGTYAVKYPADSEVDVGANDMSRHIQYMVNTCPDTRLVLGGYSLGAAVTDIVLAVPMSAFGFDSPLPDGTDQHIAAVALFGNGSQWVGPITNFSPLYNDRTIELCHGADPVCNPADPNTWKENWPQHLANAYIQAGMANQAADFVASKL